The region TACAGAAGCTGGAAAATCAAATCCGCCGGAGTCTCAGTGAAAAAGGACTCCGGGCAAAATATACCTTTGACGACATTATTCATAAGAGCGCTGTCATCGACGCCACCATTGATACGGCGCGCAGATATGCTGCCTCGGATTCCAATGTCATCATCGTGGGAGAAACCGGGACAGGAAAAGAATTGTTTGCACAGAGCATACACAATGCCAGTCCTCGTAAAAATGGACCCTTTGTCGCCATCAACTGTGCCGCTCTGCCGGAAAATCTGCTGGAAAGCGAGCTCTTTGGCTATGTGGAGGGCGCCTTTACCGGCAGTGTCAAAGGCGGTAAAATGGGACTTTTTGAACAGGCGCACGGCGGAACCCTGTTTCTGGATGAAATTGGTGAAATTTCCCTTTCCACCCAGACCAAGCTGCTGCGGGTTCTCCAGGAACGCGAGGTCAGAAGAATTGGTGATAACAAGGTCATCTCCATCAATGTCCGCATTATTTCCGCCACCAACAAAAGCATCAATCAGCTTGCCGGCAAAGAACTGTTCCGCCGTGATTTGATGTACCGCCTGGATGTCCTGAGAATTTTCCTTCCCCCTCTTCGCCAGAGAGACCGGGACGCGGAACTGCTGTTCCTGCATTTGATGCGGCAGCGGGGGCAGGAGTGCGGGATACCTGTTCCCGAAATCAATCTTTCGGCCTTATCCGCCCTTAATGATTATCCATTTAATGGAAATATAAGGGAACTGCGCAATATCGTAGAGCGCTCTCTGGTAATCTGCTCCGGAAATGCCATCACCAGAGATGATTTGCTAAGGGCACTATATCCCCGGGATTTAGAGGATACATCTCCGGTTCCTGTCTATACTGCATCTCAGACCTCCGGCGAAGAAAGCTCCATCATATGGGCACTTGGTGAATGCGGCGGCAATCAGACCAGGGCTGCCAGGCTGCTGGGTATTAACCGTTCTACACTATGGAGAAAAATGCAGAAATATCATATAAAAATATAATTCAAATCATGCAATGGTGTTGCACATTTTGTTGTGATATCGTTGCATTTTTTGCTGTAATACTGTTGCAACCGCACTCCCCCTCACCCTCCGGTGTATTTCTCTCTATATCGACCTTTTTCTTGTGTCTTTTATGAAGCTTTTATTATTTTTAGCCGATATCCATATACTTGGCATCATAATTGCTCTAAACAACTGCATCGGGCAATAAGAACACGCCATGCTCCGGCCCTGCCGGGGTGGTCAGTCTCCGGGGTATTGGCGCTCTATTCCAAAATCAAGAAGAAGGAGAGGTATTTTTTATGAAGATTTGCGCGACAATGAAAAAATTCCCAGGGGGCATGATGGTCATTCCACTATTGATTGGCTGTTTAGTCAACACATTCATCCCACAGGTACTGGAGATTGGCGGGTTTACAACCGGTCTTTTTAAAACAGGAACCTCTACGCTGGTAGGCCTGTTCATCCTGTGCAGCGGTGCAACCATTAATTTCAAACAGGCAGCCCTTCCCCTCTACAAGGGAGCAGTGCTGACTATTTTAAAATATGCCATCGGTGTATTGCTTGGCCTGGGCCTTAACAGGCTGTTCGGACCCATGGGAATTTTAGGTCTTACTCCATTGGCAGTTATCACAGCTGTCACGAACTCCAACGGTGCCATCTACACTGCCCTGGCAAAAGAATTTGGAGACAATACAGACGTAGGAGCCATTGCAATCCTGTCCTTAAACGACGGTCCATTTCTAACCATGATTGCACTGGGCACTACCGGCCTTGCGGAAATTCCAATTCTGTCTCTGGTAGCAGCTATAGTTCCTCTGATTATCGGTATGATTTTGGGCAATCTGGATGAAGACTTCAAGATGCTGTTATCCAACGGATTAGCTATGCTGCTTCCCTTTAACGGTTTTGTGCTGGGAGCCAATACAAGCCTGTTTACTATAGCAAAGGCCGGTGCCGGCGGTATTGTCCTTGGACTTATAACTGTTTTGTTTACGGGTGTGTTAACCTATTACCTGTACAGCCTGATTCGAAGAAAACCAGATCCTATGGGAATGGCCATTGGTACCACCGGAGGCAATGCTGTAGCTGTACCTGCATCCGTTGCCATGGCGGATCCTTCCCTGGAGCCGGTAGTGGGCGTGGCTACCGCGCAGGTGGCTGGCGCTGTTGTTATCACAGCCATTCTGACCCCTATTTTGACCGGATTCTTTGCCAGAAGGGCTGCTAAAAGGCAGCAGAAAAATTGATAAGCTTATTTGCATTGAAAAAAGGGAGGACTAGGTTGAAAGAAAAAATCAAAAAAAATCGTAACTTAACAAGAGCACCAGTAAACTGCCGCCCCAAAGGATCCTATGGAATAAAGGGTATCAGGCCATAGCAGGAGGAGTAATCATATAGCCTCGTTTCTCTAAACGTTTGATGGCATTTCTGTCATACTGTTCCTGAAATTTCCGGTACATTTCTTCAGGAATAGCGGAATAATCCGTATCGGCAGGATTAAATACCTCCTGCTTTTGGAACATGTGGTAAATGCAAGTCAACACCATGCGTGCAATGGCAATGATTGCCCGTTTATGACCACGACGTTTTTTTATACGGTCATATTTGTATCTGAAGTAAGGGTTTTTACTCTTGATGGCAGCATTTGCACACTGAACCAGCAGAGGCTTTAAGTACACCCCGGCTCTTGAAACATGGACGCTCTTCTTTTTACCGGCACTTTCGTTATTTTCAGGAGCCAGCCCAGCCCAGGAGCACAAACGTTTTGAGGATTTGAATACCGCCATATCCACCCCGATTTCAGCAATGATAAAGGTGGCAGACTGCTCTGTAATTCCAGGAATTGTAGTAGCCAATTCGATAAATTTATGGTAAGGTTTAGCCAGGTCGGAAATCGTTTCTTCGAGAGTGGAGACGCACTCATTGATTTCATCGAAATGCTTTCTGCAGACCTTAATCTTAACGGATTGGTCACGGCGCAGTTCATAACCGATTATGGAGGTTACAACATCATCTGCCTTGTCCTTTGCTTTTTTAAGAAGCAGGGATTTACAGTATTCGGGGTCAAATACCTCACAGGTCAGGATATAGTCAACGATGGCGGTCGCTGATTTTCCAAAGGTATCTGAGAGGACGGATGCAAGGGCAATGTTGGAAACCGTAAGAGCATTCTGTAACCGGTTTTTCTCACTGCTGCGGTGGCCAATCAGTTTCTGCCGGTATCGGAACAATTCCCGAAGCATGCGAATTTCCTTACAGGGGATATAACTGGAAGGAACAATATCAAATTTAAACAGATCCGCAATCCAGGCGGAGTCTTTGTCATCGGTTTTCTGTCCTTTGATAGCCCTGACATACTTGGGGTTAGCAACGACAACGTGACAGGAATCCTCCAGGATATTAAAAATTGGAATCCAGTATTTACCAGTGGATTCGAGGCAGATCTCAGTGCAATTGAAAGAAAGAAGCCATTTTTTCAAAGAATTAAGATCGGAATTGAAGGTGGCGAACCGCTTTTTAACATAAGAAGTAACGCCCCTGTAGTCTGTCAGAGCAATGGTAGCGACAACAAATTTCTTGTGAACGTCCATGCCACAGCAGACAAAGTGTTTGATAGATAACATAAAACAGCCCTCCTAAGTAAAATAGACAGACATTGACTGGCTGTCCAGCAAAGAAAGACCTAAGGAATTGCTTTGACAATGATTAGGTTACGAGCTCAAGGCGTCACTGGTTTGTGCTTGAGAAGACAGCCGACACATGTTTTTATGCGGACTTGATCCCAAATGGAGGAACCGATTCTACTTCCTCCTCCGTGCTCTGTAGTGTATCTGTCTGAGGAGAGTTTAACATCAAAAATAAAATAGTGGAAGCACAAACTTGCTATTTCATAACTGTTTTGTGCCTAAGCGAAGCGAAAGGAATGAGAGTTTTTATGGAACGTTATATCATTAAAGCAAACAAAATCATAGCGCGCGATCAGCTGGAAGTTATGGAAAACAGCGGACTTCTGATTGAAAATGGAAAAATACAAAAAATATACGATAATATCTCTCAGGTTGAAATACCAGAGCAAACAAACGTAATTGATTATGGCGATAAGGTAATCATCCCCGGTATGATTGACTGTCATAACCATCTGGCATTAGACGCCAGACTTGAAAATCACCTGGTTAAAATGGAGGACTGCGAGGCAGAGCAGACCATACGCGCCATTAAAACCATGAAGGACGACCTGGCAGCCGGTGTAACTACCTCCAGATGTCTGGGAGACAGATTCTATATTGATGTAACATGTAAAAAGGCGCAGAAGGAAGGACGGATCGCGGGACCGAAGCTGGTTGTCAGCGGCATCGGCATGCGCAGCAGCCACGGACACGGATATGTAGGAATGCCCCATTGCGGCGCGGAAGATTTCCGCAGGACCTCCAGGGAAAATATTGCCCGTGGTGTTGATTTTCTGAAAGTATTCATGACAAAGGTAATCAATGCAACCCCTTTCATCTATCACTTTTTGACCTTAGAGGAACTGAGGGCAGTGGTGGAAGAAGCAAAAAGCGTGAATATAACCACAGCCTGCCATTGTTCAGGAGGACAGGGATTAGACGACTGTCTGACTGCGGGCATTGACTGTCTGGAACATGTGTATTATATCACCCAGCCCCAGGTGGAGCGGGTTAAAAAAGAGGACCGCTGGGTGGTATATACTCCCAGCTACGCTCTGAATGACCAGCTGTTATTCAAGTTTTCGCCTCATGACAGGGAGGGGAGCCTTCGTGAAAAGGAAATTATCTGCAAATGCTTATCCGGCGCCATTGAGGGCGGACTTAAGTTTGGCATTGGCACTGACGGGCTGCATCAGGGCTTGGCACAGGAAGCATGCTATATCTCTGGCCTGGGCGCTAAAAACCGGGATGTACTGGCCGGAATCACAATCAACGCGGCTCGGATCTGCGGGGCAGACAAAAGCACCGGCTCTATCGCGGAAGGAAAAGCAGCTGATTTTGCAGTCCTGGAAGGCAATCCGTTAGATGATATTGAAGCTTTAAAGAAGGTTACATCTGTTATCCAGGACGGAACCATTATCTTCTAAATTATTAGGGGAGCACTCTTTGCTGCTAAATCTCCCTTTCCATCTACAAAAAGGATGCCGCTGCAAACTGAGTTCGATTTGCAGCAGCGTCCTTTTATTCTGTGTCACCTCTATATCATGTTAAAGCCCGTGTTGCAATCAAAGCTTTAATCCTTCGTTATATAATTCATAAGGAAGGCTTCCTGACAAATCCACCACGTTCTTTGTTATGGGCTGCCCTGCCTTTACATCCTCCAGCAGTGTTGTACCATTTAACAGATAGAATGGAGCCGCATTTCCCGCATCCTTAAGTTCCCACAATTCCGGAACCAGGCCCTCAATGGAATGATGATGTCCCTGGACCTTAAGTACGGTTCCCTTGGGCATATCCTTCTGAGCCACACCGGTCATGACGGAAACCTGACGGCATTCAGAGTGGGTACCCAGTCCCAGGATGTCTCCTAACAGAATGGATATAGGCGTCTCCAGTCCCATATAATGATAGGGAAGATAGATACATGCATATTTACCATTACGGCTTACCACATGCCCTTTACTTGTAAGCAGTTCCCATACCGTTTCATTCTCGCATCTGATGATGATGAACTCGCCACCTGCAAAACTGGCCTCATCCGGCGCACGCAGATTGCAGAATACATCTACCACACCAGTTTTCTTAAGTATGCCGCCATCTTCCTCCGGAATAAAGATATCTGCCAGTTCGCTGATCTTTGCAACAGGATAATTCAGACGTCTGTCAGACGGCACCAGCCCGGTGACATTGGACACAAGATTCATCTCGCAAAGATCGGCGGAAATAACTGCCATATATTTTTCTAACAGCTTACGGCGTCCCTCCAATGTCCCGGGGCCTTCATAATGCCAAAACTCCTTCAGACCAGGAATATTCTCATGCGGTTTTTCAGGGCCTTCCATATAAGTGAATTTGTCAGTGTCCGGATCCCATACAAAATCATATTCGCTGGCTTTGCCCGCTGCTATGATCTCTAATCCCAATACTTTTCCCCAAGAGTAAAGATCCAGAAGGTTTCTTGGCTGATCTCCGTTAACCAGAGAGTATACGGTGCCGTGTTTCTCAGCAATATTATTTAAAATAGGACCGCACACGCTGTCAGTCTCCTTTGAAACCATGTATACATTGATTCCCTTCTTTAATGCGTCCGCGGATACCTCTGAGCTCACAGCCGTGTTTCCCGTACACTCAACCAATGCCGTAATATCGCTTTCCAGAACCAGCCGGTAGTCATTTACAATAAGAACCCCATGGCCTGGAGCGCTCTGGACCTGCTCTTTATTCCCGCATATAATAATATCCTCTTTCCTATATCCAAGTCCTGTGAGCACCTCCACACATTCGTCCGTATGCCGTGAAGATATCAGCCTCAGTTCCATTAACTCAACCTTTGGAAT is a window of Enterocloster clostridioformis DNA encoding:
- a CDS encoding amidohydrolase family protein; translation: MERYIIKANKIIARDQLEVMENSGLLIENGKIQKIYDNISQVEIPEQTNVIDYGDKVIIPGMIDCHNHLALDARLENHLVKMEDCEAEQTIRAIKTMKDDLAAGVTTSRCLGDRFYIDVTCKKAQKEGRIAGPKLVVSGIGMRSSHGHGYVGMPHCGAEDFRRTSRENIARGVDFLKVFMTKVINATPFIYHFLTLEELRAVVEEAKSVNITTACHCSGGQGLDDCLTAGIDCLEHVYYITQPQVERVKKEDRWVVYTPSYALNDQLLFKFSPHDREGSLREKEIICKCLSGAIEGGLKFGIGTDGLHQGLAQEACYISGLGAKNRDVLAGITINAARICGADKSTGSIAEGKAADFAVLEGNPLDDIEALKKVTSVIQDGTIIF
- a CDS encoding homoserine dehydrogenase — protein: MDYTSLFKNNGGKKSKVGIIGATRGYGYTLLAQIPKVELMELRLISSRHTDECVEVLTGLGYRKEDIIICGNKEQVQSAPGHGVLIVNDYRLVLESDITALVECTGNTAVSSEVSADALKKGINVYMVSKETDSVCGPILNNIAEKHGTVYSLVNGDQPRNLLDLYSWGKVLGLEIIAAGKASEYDFVWDPDTDKFTYMEGPEKPHENIPGLKEFWHYEGPGTLEGRRKLLEKYMAVISADLCEMNLVSNVTGLVPSDRRLNYPVAKISELADIFIPEEDGGILKKTGVVDVFCNLRAPDEASFAGGEFIIIRCENETVWELLTSKGHVVSRNGKYACIYLPYHYMGLETPISILLGDILGLGTHSECRQVSVMTGVAQKDMPKGTVLKVQGHHHSIEGLVPELWELKDAGNAAPFYLLNGTTLLEDVKAGQPITKNVVDLSGSLPYELYNEGLKL
- a CDS encoding 2-keto-3-deoxygluconate permease produces the protein MKICATMKKFPGGMMVIPLLIGCLVNTFIPQVLEIGGFTTGLFKTGTSTLVGLFILCSGATINFKQAALPLYKGAVLTILKYAIGVLLGLGLNRLFGPMGILGLTPLAVITAVTNSNGAIYTALAKEFGDNTDVGAIAILSLNDGPFLTMIALGTTGLAEIPILSLVAAIVPLIIGMILGNLDEDFKMLLSNGLAMLLPFNGFVLGANTSLFTIAKAGAGGIVLGLITVLFTGVLTYYLYSLIRRKPDPMGMAIGTTGGNAVAVPASVAMADPSLEPVVGVATAQVAGAVVITAILTPILTGFFARRAAKRQQKN
- a CDS encoding IS110 family transposase; amino-acid sequence: MLSIKHFVCCGMDVHKKFVVATIALTDYRGVTSYVKKRFATFNSDLNSLKKWLLSFNCTEICLESTGKYWIPIFNILEDSCHVVVANPKYVRAIKGQKTDDKDSAWIADLFKFDIVPSSYIPCKEIRMLRELFRYRQKLIGHRSSEKNRLQNALTVSNIALASVLSDTFGKSATAIVDYILTCEVFDPEYCKSLLLKKAKDKADDVVTSIIGYELRRDQSVKIKVCRKHFDEINECVSTLEETISDLAKPYHKFIELATTIPGITEQSATFIIAEIGVDMAVFKSSKRLCSWAGLAPENNESAGKKKSVHVSRAGVYLKPLLVQCANAAIKSKNPYFRYKYDRIKKRRGHKRAIIAIARMVLTCIYHMFQKQEVFNPADTDYSAIPEEMYRKFQEQYDRNAIKRLEKRGYMITPPAMA